A stretch of Deltaproteobacteria bacterium DNA encodes these proteins:
- a CDS encoding helix-turn-helix transcriptional regulator, translated as MNIEEIADSFGINIEEVRAKQNLIQLIIKERKNKGLSQKSLAKKLGVTQGRIAQIESGIGTAQITFDVLLHILSELGYTFKIITKKAA; from the coding sequence ATGAATATTGAAGAAATTGCTGATTCTTTTGGCATTAATATTGAGGAAGTGCGTGCCAAGCAAAACCTTATCCAATTAATTATCAAAGAACGAAAGAATAAAGGTCTTTCCCAAAAATCTTTGGCTAAAAAACTAGGTGTTACGCAAGGAAGGATTGCACAAATTGAATCTGGAATTGGCACTGCCCAAATTACTTTCGATGTACTTTTGCATATCCTTTCAGAACTTGGCTATACTTTTAAAATTATCACCAAGAAAGCAGCGTAA
- a CDS encoding type II toxin-antitoxin system RelE/ParE family toxin, producing the protein MKVKFYLLSSGRSPVEEFLQNQSDGIRADFLDAIMLLASGHNLTMPISRNLSSVYPGLHEIRLKDRNGQVRIFYFTKKGDAIYLLHAMRKKTQEIPKREIELILKRIKEV; encoded by the coding sequence GTGAAGGTAAAGTTTTATTTGCTAAGTTCTGGCAGAAGCCCAGTTGAGGAATTCCTTCAAAATCAATCCGACGGAATTCGCGCAGACTTTTTAGATGCCATCATGCTCTTAGCTTCTGGCCATAATCTTACGATGCCGATAAGTCGCAATCTTTCTAGTGTTTACCCAGGGCTCCATGAAATTCGCCTAAAAGACAGAAATGGGCAAGTACGTATCTTCTATTTTACTAAAAAGGGAGATGCAATCTATTTACTTCACGCTATGCGCAAGAAAACCCAGGAAATTCCCAAACGGGAAATTGAACTGATCCTCAAAAGGATTAAGGAGGTATAA
- a CDS encoding sigma-70 family RNA polymerase sigma factor, which produces MSDLQTTIHLVNRAKAGENGALNLLMERYLQRILRIVRARLGPQLRTKVESMDVVQEVMIRAVKAFDNFEPKDEAAFLHWISKLVQNEICDLADYHGAQKRNLHQEIQSKQDSEKDRSILSNIPADSLYRPSFQLRLKEDVLALEAAMDNLSQVQKEIVIMRQYEGLSFKEIGTELNLSEDAARMQFARAINKLTDFMTQTNE; this is translated from the coding sequence ATGAGTGATCTTCAAACCACTATTCATTTGGTCAACCGAGCCAAGGCAGGGGAAAATGGAGCGTTAAATCTTTTAATGGAACGCTACCTACAAAGAATTCTGCGAATTGTTCGCGCCCGGCTTGGCCCACAACTAAGAACAAAGGTTGAATCTATGGATGTAGTTCAAGAAGTGATGATTCGTGCAGTTAAAGCTTTTGATAATTTTGAACCCAAAGACGAAGCGGCTTTTCTACATTGGATTAGCAAACTTGTTCAAAATGAAATCTGTGATCTAGCTGATTATCATGGCGCGCAAAAACGAAACCTCCATCAAGAAATTCAATCAAAACAAGATTCTGAAAAAGATCGTTCGATTTTATCAAATATTCCCGCTGATAGTCTTTATAGGCCTAGTTTTCAGTTACGGCTTAAAGAAGATGTCTTAGCCCTTGAAGCCGCTATGGACAACTTATCACAAGTCCAAAAGGAAATTGTAATCATGCGGCAATATGAAGGGCTTTCTTTTAAAGAAATTGGAACTGAATTAAATTTAAGTGAGGATGCTGCACGAATGCAATTTGCCCGAGCTATAAATAAATTGACTGACTTTATGACACAAACAAATGAATGA
- a CDS encoding serine/threonine protein kinase: MNEQINTIFQSFIEKHADDELPIDFTPLLKQYTQFKDPLEKKIKAYQKIMGVFSDKDSSSKEKLPQQLGRVIGGCTLLKILGQGGMGVVYLARQEKLNRDVVVKVLRPFAVDNQALKERFLRESRTIGRLNHKNIVPVYDIGEEESSFYIIMKYVPGIPLNKLISSLAGKDRSILKIKDLTEAIANNIEPSLAKSISINGKSPTEFFCNLITKVADAVQYAHDNGVIHRDIKPSNIIVEPNGNPVLLDFGLSHDEVEENLTVTGEFLGTPIYSAPETFLKNESHDNRQLDVYSLGVTLYEALTGNLPYEGNSIYEIYANIKNKEPVRPKSRWKNIPNDLETIISTSISKNIEYRYKTIFDLKNDLINFLDYLPIQAKPPSYSYKTKIWLKRRRKSISLITLLLAISLGSYLYFQKEITQSKKDLKQIQITQQLREALHGLIEHDVQTTYSKVEKLYNENPDNVMLNVWYFGLKAKLENNINIIAEKVRILHEKDPEDLFVKLAEVVVYHELKNFEKKDAAKKIIFQKFSDEKTIKVFPIYLNALGADDQLVLEFTKFGLSKYPYEPDLNFFMSVFCKIEDKDNNCGIKYLEIAAEYSNRYLNSLSSAYVNMPANQKLLHKMINNLEKLSHRPLANLTADYFFDLGKLYLRLGDCKKFLQYLNTAINLEPTNTKLLDFRKIKHGC, translated from the coding sequence ATGAATGAACAAATCAATACGATTTTTCAGTCTTTTATAGAAAAGCATGCTGATGATGAGTTGCCCATCGATTTTACGCCTCTTTTGAAGCAATACACTCAATTTAAAGACCCTCTCGAGAAAAAGATCAAAGCATATCAAAAAATAATGGGTGTTTTTTCGGACAAAGATTCTTCATCTAAAGAAAAACTACCCCAACAACTAGGGAGGGTTATAGGCGGTTGTACCCTTTTAAAAATACTGGGGCAAGGAGGCATGGGAGTCGTTTACCTAGCTCGACAAGAAAAACTCAATCGAGATGTAGTTGTAAAAGTTTTACGCCCATTTGCGGTTGATAATCAAGCTCTCAAAGAACGGTTCTTAAGGGAAAGCCGAACCATCGGCCGGTTGAATCATAAAAATATTGTTCCGGTATACGATATAGGGGAAGAAGAAAGTTCTTTTTATATCATCATGAAATATGTGCCAGGTATTCCTCTGAACAAATTGATTTCTTCTCTTGCAGGCAAAGACCGTTCAATCCTTAAAATAAAAGATTTAACTGAAGCCATTGCAAATAATATTGAACCTTCTCTGGCTAAATCCATATCTATTAATGGCAAAAGCCCCACTGAATTTTTTTGTAATTTGATCACCAAAGTAGCTGATGCTGTTCAGTATGCTCATGACAATGGAGTAATCCATCGAGATATCAAGCCATCCAATATTATTGTTGAACCCAATGGGAACCCTGTACTTTTAGATTTTGGACTGAGCCATGATGAGGTTGAAGAAAACTTAACAGTTACTGGAGAATTTTTAGGAACACCCATTTACTCGGCTCCAGAAACGTTCTTAAAAAATGAATCCCATGACAACAGGCAACTCGATGTCTACTCATTAGGGGTCACTTTATATGAAGCTTTAACCGGAAACTTGCCCTACGAAGGAAATAGCATTTATGAAATTTATGCTAATATTAAAAATAAAGAACCTGTTAGACCTAAGAGTCGTTGGAAAAACATCCCAAATGATTTAGAAACAATAATTTCAACTTCAATTTCAAAAAATATCGAATACCGATATAAGACTATTTTTGATTTAAAAAATGATTTAATCAATTTTTTGGATTATTTGCCTATTCAGGCAAAACCACCTTCTTATTCCTATAAAACAAAAATATGGCTAAAACGACGCCGCAAAAGCATTTCGTTAATTACATTGCTTCTTGCCATAAGCCTAGGTTCTTACCTCTATTTTCAAAAAGAGATCACCCAAAGCAAAAAGGATTTAAAACAGATCCAGATCACACAACAATTGCGTGAAGCTTTACACGGTCTGATCGAACATGACGTTCAAACTACTTACTCAAAAGTTGAAAAACTTTATAACGAAAACCCAGACAATGTTATGTTAAATGTTTGGTATTTTGGATTAAAAGCAAAGCTAGAAAATAATATTAATATTATCGCCGAAAAAGTACGCATACTTCATGAAAAAGATCCTGAAGATTTATTTGTTAAACTTGCGGAAGTGGTCGTTTATCACGAATTGAAAAACTTCGAAAAAAAAGATGCAGCGAAAAAAATAATATTCCAAAAATTTTCTGACGAAAAAACAATCAAGGTGTTTCCAATATATTTAAACGCATTAGGAGCTGATGACCAGTTGGTACTTGAATTTACTAAATTTGGATTATCAAAATACCCTTACGAACCAGATCTGAATTTCTTTATGAGTGTATTTTGCAAGATTGAAGATAAAGATAATAATTGTGGCATCAAATATTTGGAAATAGCTGCAGAATACTCCAACCGTTATTTAAATAGTTTAAGTTCAGCCTACGTCAATATGCCAGCAAACCAAAAACTACTTCATAAAATGATCAACAATTTAGAAAAATTGAGTCACCGCCCTTTAGCAAATTTAACGGCTGATTATTTTTTTGATCTTGGTAAATTATATCTGCGGCTAGGAGATTGTAAAAAATTCTTACAGTATCTTAATACCGCAATAAATTTGGAACCTACTAATACTAAATTGCTTGATTTTAGAAAAATCAAGCATGGATGTTAG